GTCTTGTAATTTACACAAATTATTTCTTCAATATATAACTCATGTTGCAAGTCGAAAAATAAACCATCTGAAATTTTTATATCTTGTATTTTTATTTCAGTTAACAATTGattaagtttaaaaaaaataaaatttatcatTTGTATTCAACCCACCCTTTTACAAATCATCCTATTATTGATTGTTAGTAAATAACAAACTTATTAACCATTTATCTCGCGCACACGTAACATTACGTCAAGTTTTACCATGAATATATGAATTTATAGGTTATGTTTGTTTACAATCATATACACAAGCGTGCGTGTTCCACAAactcaaaattttattttgtaaTGATATTTTAAAGGAATACACTTTATAAATCcatactaagaataacatggTTGTATACTAAGGATGAACAATACACAGTTAAATCGAGTTATCATTGGTGGTTCGAAAGGCATCAAAAAGGCATCATACTCAAAATATGGAGAGTGACTCTCAAGGCTGGGCTAGGCTATGGAAGCTCCAAATCCCAAATAAAATGAGGTTTTTCTTGTGGAGGGTGTGCAGACGCAACTTACCAGTAAGGATTATACTAAGAGGGAAATGAGTGAATACTCCGATTATCTGTCCCATGTTCAATGTTGAAGTGGAACACTTTCGTCACGTTTCTTAGAATGTCCATTTGCAAGAGGATGCTGGTCATACACAGGTGAGGAGTATGATACAACGATTGTGGAACACTTATTTACATACATGAGTTTTGGAAAGGCTTAACATAGAAACGAGTTCGAGTTTGGAAAGATTAGCACGAACACTATGGGGAATTTGGTTTGCGCGTAAAAGGAAAGTTTGGGAAGGAAAACAGATGCCTCCAAATGTGGCTATGGAAGTTGCATTCAAGATGGTTGAAGAATGGCAGAAGGCTCAGGAAAAAAATCAGACTCCGAGTCTTGTGCTTCATAAAAGTGAACAAGAGTCTCCAACAAGATGGAAGTGTCCACATGTGAGTTGGCAAAAAGTAAATATAGATGCTTCAGTTTATGAAGGCTGTTGTTCATTTAAAATTGGTATGGTACTGAAAGATGACAGAGGAAGGTTTAATGCTGGAGTTCAAAGTTGTATGTCAGAGATGATGACTAGCATGGAGGCTGAAGCAATAACAGTTTATGAGGCTCTCCGTTGGATTGAAAGTATGGGACTGCAAAATGTTTTGATTGAATGTGATGCTCTAAATGTGGTAAGTGCTTTGCTGAAGGGTATTACATATTTTTCTGAGGTTGGTAGCATTCTGGATAGTTGTAGGCATATTCTATGATAAAGAATAAACTTAAAAGTTCAACATGTTTGAAGGCAAGCGTTCGAAGGCAAGCGAACAGTGTAACCCACAATTTAGCTAATTTAGCTAAACTCCCCTGTTTGTTATTTATTAGGAACTGTGAACTCTTTTACTTCTCCTCCTTCCTCCTTCCTGCGTGTTGGAGTATGTTTTGGGTGATTTTTCGTATTGATTAATGAATTTCATTTTCTAAAAAAAAAAGAAACGCAAAGTATCAAGAATGTACCAATATTACATGAATAGTTAATAAAATTTTTTAATTCTGAAATAATTAATTTATAGAAATTTACCGTTATTGCCTTGTTGGTAGA
This genomic interval from Apium graveolens cultivar Ventura chromosome 8, ASM990537v1, whole genome shotgun sequence contains the following:
- the LOC141680598 gene encoding uncharacterized protein LOC141680598; the encoded protein is MPPNVAMEVAFKMVEEWQKAQEKNQTPSLVLHKSEQESPTRWKCPHVSWQKVNIDASVYEGCCSFKIGMVLKDDRGRFNAGVQSCMSEMMTSMEAEAITVYEALRWIESMGLQNVLIECDALNVVSALLKGITYFSEVGSILDSCRHIL